In one Desulfoferula mesophila genomic region, the following are encoded:
- a CDS encoding DUF2080 family transposase-associated protein, with the protein MSETENAARRKRSGAEEKASDARHKAKFEVYGEEMIEKEVKQSGNSGRVYLPPEWVGKNVKIIRID; encoded by the coding sequence ATGAGCGAAACTGAAAATGCAGCCCGCCGGAAGCGTTCCGGAGCCGAGGAAAAAGCCTCCGATGCCCGTCACAAGGCCAAGTTCGAGGTCTATGGCGAGGAGATGATCGAAAAGGAGGTCAAGCAAAGCGGCAATTCCGGCAGGGTATACCTGCCCCCGGAGTGGGTTGGCAAAAACGTAAAAATCATCCGCATTGATTAA
- a CDS encoding GNAT family N-acetyltransferase yields the protein MPLNLRPMTQEDLSEVQRIQARITRQPVPQPWMDMLAEHVDNTYRLGYVAEESGAVLGFILGEIKIGGFGTELSGWLELVGVEPNHMGSGMGAALVEALFNALRERGVQEIYTAVRWDSGDMLAFFKKLGFDQSAFINLRLKD from the coding sequence GTGCCCTTGAATCTGCGCCCCATGACTCAAGAGGACCTTAGCGAGGTCCAACGCATTCAGGCCCGCATCACCCGGCAGCCGGTTCCCCAACCCTGGATGGACATGCTGGCCGAGCATGTGGACAATACCTACCGCCTGGGCTACGTGGCCGAGGAAAGCGGCGCGGTGCTGGGTTTCATCCTGGGTGAGATCAAAATCGGCGGTTTCGGCACCGAGCTGTCCGGCTGGCTGGAGCTGGTGGGGGTGGAGCCCAACCACATGGGCTCGGGCATGGGCGCGGCCCTGGTGGAAGCCCTGTTCAACGCCCTCCGGGAGCGGGGCGTGCAGGAAATCTACACCGCGGTGCGCTGGGACTCCGGCGACATGCTGGCCTTTTTCAAGAAGCTGGGCTTTGACCAAAGCGCCTTCATCAACCTTCGCCTGAAAGACTGA
- a CDS encoding CoA transferase subunit A, which translates to MAKARHKVKSLSQAVGELVRPGDSVALSAALEGCIPYAAAHEIIRQGIGPLTLVAPISNISIDQMIGAGLAERVIAAWVGNVSTGIGYNYRRAVEQGLPRPLEVLDHSNFSITLALEAGGRGLPMAVGRSPMGSDMALNNPQFKSFSCPHSGQKLLAIQALNPDVALLHVQRADAQGNCQAWGASGFARQAAMASRRVLITCEEVVDSEVIRRDPDRTLVPGLLVDAVCEVPWGAHPAPVQGYYDLDNQFYLDYAAATREPAGARAWQTEWVDGLEGREAYVAKLGGERLRSLMVSHSRPSAPLEYGW; encoded by the coding sequence ATGGCCAAGGCGCGCCACAAGGTTAAAAGCTTGTCCCAAGCGGTGGGCGAATTGGTGCGCCCCGGCGACAGCGTGGCCCTTTCCGCCGCCCTGGAGGGCTGCATCCCCTACGCCGCGGCCCATGAGATCATCCGCCAGGGCATCGGGCCTCTCACCCTGGTGGCCCCCATCAGCAACATCAGCATCGACCAGATGATCGGCGCCGGCCTGGCGGAGCGGGTCATCGCCGCCTGGGTGGGCAACGTGAGCACCGGCATCGGCTACAACTACCGCCGGGCGGTGGAACAGGGTCTGCCCCGGCCCCTGGAGGTGCTGGACCACAGCAACTTCTCCATCACCCTGGCCCTGGAGGCCGGAGGCCGGGGCCTGCCCATGGCCGTGGGACGCTCGCCCATGGGCAGCGACATGGCCCTGAACAACCCTCAGTTCAAAAGCTTCTCCTGCCCCCACTCCGGCCAGAAGCTCCTGGCCATCCAGGCGCTCAACCCCGACGTGGCCCTGCTCCACGTGCAGCGGGCCGACGCCCAGGGCAACTGCCAGGCCTGGGGGGCCAGCGGTTTCGCCAGGCAGGCGGCCATGGCCAGCCGCCGGGTGCTCATAACCTGCGAAGAGGTGGTGGACAGCGAGGTGATCCGCCGCGACCCGGACCGCACTCTGGTGCCGGGGCTGTTGGTGGACGCGGTGTGCGAGGTGCCCTGGGGGGCCCATCCCGCCCCGGTGCAGGGATACTACGACCTGGACAACCAGTTCTACCTGGACTATGCGGCCGCCACCCGCGAGCCCGCCGGGGCCCGGGCCTGGCAAACCGAGTGGGTGGACGGGCTGGAAGGCCGCGAGGCCTACGTGGCCAAGCTGGGCGGCGAGCGCCTGCGCTCGCTCATGGTGAGCCACAGCCGCCCCAGCGCGCCGTTGGAGTACGGCTGGTGA
- a CDS encoding CoA-transferase subunit beta yields MTDYTPAEIMVTAAARQIRDGEVVFVGMRLPLLAFMLAKETHAPHALGLFENGVLRDQPATAPIITMGDAPNQCGALKVCGLDEVMSLLSGGRVDLGFIGGAQVDQWGNVNTHLAPKPDGRAVRLPGSGGGADIACLAGRLLIIMNHERRRLVPQVDYVTSPGWGPHPGWREEQGLTRGGPAALITSLGVFSFPRGRAELSSVHPGVNPEQVARETGWELTQAPGLGTTPEPTDRELAIIRRFDPNRFWTA; encoded by the coding sequence GTGACGGACTACACCCCGGCCGAGATCATGGTGACCGCCGCCGCCCGGCAGATACGCGACGGCGAGGTGGTGTTCGTGGGCATGCGCCTGCCGCTGTTGGCCTTCATGCTGGCCAAAGAGACCCACGCGCCCCATGCCCTGGGCCTTTTTGAAAACGGGGTGCTGCGCGACCAACCGGCCACCGCGCCCATCATCACCATGGGCGACGCGCCCAACCAGTGCGGGGCGCTCAAGGTCTGCGGCCTGGACGAGGTGATGAGCCTGCTCTCGGGCGGGCGGGTGGATCTGGGTTTCATCGGCGGGGCCCAGGTGGACCAGTGGGGTAACGTGAACACCCATCTGGCCCCCAAGCCGGACGGTAGGGCGGTGCGCCTGCCCGGCTCGGGCGGCGGGGCGGACATCGCCTGCCTGGCCGGCCGCCTGCTCATCATCATGAATCACGAGCGCCGCCGCCTGGTGCCCCAGGTGGACTATGTCACCTCCCCCGGCTGGGGGCCCCATCCCGGCTGGCGCGAGGAGCAGGGGCTCACCCGGGGCGGGCCGGCCGCCCTGATCACCTCCCTGGGGGTGTTCAGCTTTCCCCGGGGACGGGCCGAGTTGAGCTCGGTGCACCCGGGGGTGAACCCGGAACAGGTGGCCCGGGAAACCGGTTGGGAGCTGACCCAGGCGCCCGGGCTGGGAACCACCCCGGAGCCCACGGACCGGGAACTGGCCATAATCAGGCGCTTTGATCCCAACCGGTTCTGGACCGCCTGA